One part of the Thermodesulfovibrio sp. 3462-1 genome encodes these proteins:
- a CDS encoding radical SAM protein, producing MKLIDKILMPHLDWIQIEVSGLCNASCFYCPHTTHRKSWKGRNLTIDEFLKIVPYLKKVKLLYLQGWGEPFCNPNFFKFVEIAKKSGCMIGTTTNGMLIENSHIDKIIELEMDIIAFSLTGIEKNDILRTGTKIDKVFKVIEQLNERKRKNRISKPKIHIAYMLLRSNLDELEQIPEIFSKIGIDHVVVSLLDFIPDSSLKNESLIPETEEEFNTLKNKAVNVIKEGKKLNLSISFNIPHPFKKGESCSENPLKAIFINSLGYVSACVFTGIPAEGFNNLYFGNITEKTLPSILKNSKDFRKKFISNNSTLPCNNCPKHRILEL from the coding sequence ATGAAACTCATTGACAAAATCCTAATGCCTCATCTTGACTGGATTCAAATTGAAGTTTCAGGACTTTGTAATGCTTCATGTTTTTACTGTCCCCATACAACACACAGAAAATCATGGAAAGGCAGAAATTTAACTATAGATGAATTTTTAAAAATTGTGCCTTATCTTAAAAAAGTCAAACTTCTTTATCTTCAAGGATGGGGTGAACCTTTTTGTAATCCCAATTTCTTTAAATTTGTAGAGATTGCAAAAAAATCAGGATGCATGATTGGAACAACAACAAACGGAATGTTAATTGAAAACTCCCACATAGACAAAATAATTGAGCTTGAGATGGATATAATAGCCTTTTCTCTCACAGGGATAGAAAAAAACGACATATTACGTACAGGAACAAAAATTGACAAAGTCTTTAAAGTAATTGAACAATTAAATGAAAGAAAAAGAAAAAATAGAATCTCAAAGCCAAAAATTCACATTGCCTACATGCTTCTAAGGTCAAATCTTGATGAATTGGAACAAATTCCTGAGATTTTCAGTAAAATAGGAATTGATCATGTTGTAGTTAGCCTTCTTGATTTCATTCCTGATTCTTCTCTTAAAAATGAATCCCTTATTCCTGAAACAGAGGAAGAATTCAATACTTTAAAAAACAAAGCAGTCAATGTTATAAAAGAAGGTAAAAAACTTAATTTATCAATATCTTTTAATATTCCACATCCATTTAAAAAGGGAGAAAGCTGTTCTGAAAACCCATTGAAAGCAATTTTTATAAACTCTCTTGGATATGTTTCTGCCTGTGTTTTCACAGGAATTCCTGCAGAAGGATTTAATAATCTTTATTTTGGTAATATAACTGAAAAAACTCTACCATCTATTTTGAAAAACTCAAAGGATTTCAGGAAAAAATTTATTTCGAATAATTCCACTTTGCCATGCAATAATTGTCCAAAACACAGGATATTAGAATTATAA
- the tilS gene encoding tRNA lysidine(34) synthetase TilS, with translation MDIIKKVKQTIEKYNMLSIGDHVLVGLSGGPDSVCLLYILNMLKPEYRLKISAAYIDHGLRPEDVPEEIEFCKHLCESLNIPFYTQSIDVKNFAKNEKMNIQEAARILRYAALEQISLNIKAHKIAVAHNADDQAETVIMRLLRGAGPAGLSGIPPVRKKIIRPLIEIERSEIEKFLSERNISYITDASNESLKYLRNKIRKTLMPVIKSISPQATKIISRTADILREENDYINIAVTKALMRLMSRKTDKTVELFCNPMEVLNIVILRRALRVAIDSVRDLKGLSFDHIEEIIKLIKTGKPGDRIYLPKGIRAIKGYSTLTITAEAPKKLSTYEIAEPEDVYLKETNVVVSLKEIKKEEVKDFGDGKHTIYADMDKVKFPLIVRARKAGDYFYPFGFGKRKKLQDFFVDEKIPRDERDAVPIIESNGAIVCIAGYRLDDRFKIDDNTKRCLQIKILPKL, from the coding sequence ATGGACATCATCAAAAAAGTCAAACAGACAATTGAAAAATATAACATGCTTTCAATAGGAGATCATGTTCTTGTTGGTCTTTCAGGAGGTCCTGATTCTGTTTGCCTTCTTTATATTTTAAACATGCTTAAACCTGAATACAGACTAAAAATCTCAGCAGCCTACATAGATCATGGATTAAGGCCTGAGGATGTTCCAGAAGAAATTGAATTTTGTAAGCATTTGTGCGAATCCCTCAATATCCCTTTTTATACTCAATCAATAGATGTCAAAAACTTTGCAAAAAATGAAAAAATGAATATCCAGGAAGCAGCAAGAATCTTGAGATATGCAGCATTAGAACAAATAAGCCTCAACATTAAGGCACACAAAATTGCAGTAGCACACAATGCTGATGATCAGGCTGAAACTGTTATAATGAGACTTCTCAGAGGAGCAGGGCCTGCTGGACTGAGCGGAATTCCACCTGTAAGAAAAAAAATAATAAGGCCTCTTATAGAAATTGAAAGAAGTGAGATTGAAAAATTTCTCTCTGAAAGAAACATTTCCTATATTACTGATGCTTCAAATGAAAGCTTAAAATACTTAAGAAATAAAATAAGAAAAACTTTAATGCCTGTCATAAAATCAATCTCTCCGCAGGCGACAAAAATCATTTCAAGAACAGCTGATATTTTAAGAGAAGAAAACGATTACATAAATATAGCAGTAACAAAGGCTTTAATGCGGCTTATGAGCAGAAAAACAGATAAAACAGTTGAACTTTTCTGTAATCCCATGGAAGTGCTTAATATAGTTATATTAAGAAGAGCTTTAAGAGTTGCCATTGATAGCGTGAGAGATTTAAAAGGATTGAGTTTTGATCACATAGAAGAAATAATAAAACTTATAAAAACTGGCAAACCAGGAGACAGAATTTATCTTCCAAAAGGAATTAGAGCTATAAAGGGATATTCAACTTTAACAATCACTGCAGAGGCTCCAAAAAAACTGTCTACCTATGAAATAGCTGAACCCGAGGATGTGTATCTTAAAGAAACCAATGTTGTTGTTAGTTTAAAAGAAATAAAAAAAGAGGAAGTTAAAGATTTTGGCGATGGAAAACATACAATTTATGCTGATATGGACAAAGTTAAATTTCCATTAATTGTCCGAGCAAGAAAAGCAGGAGATTACTTCTATCCTTTTGGTTTTGGTAAAAGGAAAAAACTTCAGGATTTCTTTGTTGATGAAAAGATTCCAAGAGATGAAAGAGATGCTGTTCCAATAATTGAAAGCAATGGAGCAATTGTTTGCATTGCAGGCTACAGACTTGACGACAGATTTAAAATTGATGATAATACAAAAAGATGCTTACAGATAAAAATCTTACCAAAGTTGTAA
- a CDS encoding PDZ domain-containing protein has product MLTDKNLTKVVTKIFIIIVAVISFSTDCVHCEENFSTSIKNKFDTIYQKFSNSLIPLQEAVAVAIDKNYAILPATIVEKVKNPVVAVDSKLNIAVIKLDRDFNPVNFALPSTKDEIFFLVTVFEEPSLLIVKGIVKDNKIQIQGKQIPGSLVVSLDLVPLGVVTESGNVSEVLLIKPVYSEINKLIKRTPGWLGLQGQTVTAELGKILLTSQGVVITNIYEGGPSDRAGLKRGDVIVEADNFKIKELKDLQNIMSTKFAGDIINLKILRDGIQKFFSIILEEPPEALLQTKSSYTSRIKGVEITEIPEKIKANLKKSIKGVYVKKLSEDSPALGILKEEDIIMEINKKPVNNIEDFNEIISKLAGSDLLILVYRQDSFQYVIIPAQKSH; this is encoded by the coding sequence ATGCTTACAGATAAAAATCTTACCAAAGTTGTAACTAAAATTTTCATCATTATAGTTGCTGTTATTTCATTTTCAACTGATTGTGTTCATTGTGAAGAAAATTTCTCAACATCAATAAAAAATAAATTTGATACAATCTATCAAAAATTTTCAAATTCTCTTATTCCTCTTCAGGAAGCAGTGGCTGTTGCAATAGATAAGAACTATGCCATACTTCCTGCTACAATTGTTGAAAAAGTAAAAAATCCTGTAGTGGCTGTAGATTCAAAATTAAATATAGCAGTAATAAAACTCGATAGAGATTTCAATCCAGTAAATTTTGCTCTGCCTTCAACAAAAGATGAAATATTTTTTCTCGTAACGGTTTTTGAAGAACCGTCTTTACTAATTGTAAAAGGAATCGTAAAAGACAATAAAATCCAGATTCAGGGCAAACAAATTCCAGGCTCTCTTGTTGTTTCTCTTGATTTAGTGCCTCTTGGAGTTGTAACTGAAAGTGGCAATGTTTCAGAAGTTTTGTTAATTAAACCAGTTTATTCAGAGATCAACAAATTAATAAAAAGAACACCTGGCTGGTTAGGGCTTCAAGGACAGACAGTTACTGCTGAGCTTGGGAAAATACTGCTTACTTCTCAGGGAGTTGTAATTACAAATATTTATGAAGGCGGTCCCTCTGACAGAGCAGGATTAAAAAGAGGAGATGTAATTGTTGAAGCAGATAATTTCAAAATCAAAGAATTAAAGGATTTGCAAAATATTATGTCAACAAAATTTGCCGGAGATATTATAAATTTAAAAATTTTAAGAGATGGAATTCAAAAATTTTTTTCCATAATTCTTGAAGAACCTCCAGAGGCATTGCTTCAAACAAAATCATCTTATACATCCCGGATAAAAGGTGTTGAAATTACAGAAATTCCTGAAAAAATAAAGGCAAATTTAAAAAAATCTATAAAGGGTGTATATGTTAAAAAATTGAGTGAAGACAGCCCTGCCTTAGGAATACTGAAAGAGGAAGATATAATTATGGAAATAAATAAAAAACCTGTAAATAATATTGAAGATTTCAATGAGATTATTTCAAAGTTAGCTGGATCTGACCTTCTTATTCTTGTTTACAGACAGGACAGTTTTCAATATGTAATAATACCTGCGCAAAAATCTCATTAG
- the hemW gene encoding radical SAM family heme chaperone HemW, with amino-acid sequence MAAFFSSLYVHVPFCIKNCKYCSFYSLRHNEDLEKLYIKAILKEMEITKQIPHFLKTIYIGGGTPSCLSIYSLNSLLSDLTKNFKTARDVEFSVEINPKTIDKEKIGLMKACGVNRLSIGVQSFNDKELLFLGRIHNSDEAARTVEVVYKEGFENISIDLIYGIPGQTLKSWQETLKQAVSLPVKHVSVYELSLEENTLLGKELNAGKISLPLQDDVAFMYEFASDFLKENGFKKYEISNFARRGFECKHNISYWLRKPYLGLGPSAHSFFDKKRFHNPPDLFIYASFFIDGKAGWVFDYSVDKVEELKEKIFLGLRMTKGITIKKKCLLEFFKDFEKEKLLTISGNRVKLTLNGMLLSNEIFAQVLLHIENCPVCKQE; translated from the coding sequence ATGGCTGCATTTTTTTCATCTCTTTATGTGCATGTTCCTTTTTGCATTAAAAACTGTAAATACTGCAGTTTCTATTCATTGCGCCATAATGAAGATTTAGAAAAGCTCTATATTAAGGCAATTTTGAAAGAAATGGAAATAACAAAACAGATTCCCCATTTTCTTAAAACAATATACATAGGCGGAGGAACACCTTCCTGTTTGAGCATTTATAGCTTAAACAGTCTTCTTTCAGATTTGACAAAAAATTTTAAAACAGCCCGAGATGTGGAGTTTTCAGTGGAGATAAATCCTAAAACAATTGATAAGGAAAAAATTGGTTTAATGAAAGCCTGTGGAGTTAATAGATTAAGCATAGGAGTTCAGTCATTTAATGATAAAGAGCTTTTATTTTTAGGAAGGATTCATAATTCAGATGAAGCAGCTCGAACAGTGGAAGTTGTTTACAAGGAAGGCTTTGAAAACATTTCAATTGATTTAATCTATGGTATTCCTGGACAGACACTAAAAAGTTGGCAGGAAACTCTTAAGCAAGCAGTGAGTCTTCCTGTTAAGCACGTTTCAGTGTATGAATTGTCATTGGAAGAAAATACTTTACTTGGAAAAGAGCTTAATGCTGGAAAAATTTCACTTCCTTTACAGGATGATGTTGCGTTTATGTATGAATTTGCTTCAGATTTTCTCAAAGAAAATGGCTTTAAAAAATATGAAATATCAAACTTTGCCCGAAGAGGATTTGAATGCAAACACAATATTTCATACTGGTTAAGAAAACCATATCTTGGGCTTGGTCCTTCAGCTCATTCATTTTTTGATAAAAAAAGGTTTCACAATCCTCCGGATTTATTTATTTATGCCAGTTTTTTTATTGATGGTAAAGCAGGATGGGTATTTGATTATTCTGTTGATAAGGTGGAAGAATTAAAAGAAAAGATTTTTCTCGGGCTGAGAATGACAAAAGGCATTACTATCAAAAAAAAATGTTTGCTTGAGTTTTTTAAGGATTTTGAAAAGGAAAAACTGCTTACCATTTCAGGCAACAGAGTGAAACTTACACTCAATGGAATGCTTCTTTCTAATGAGATTTTTGCGCAGGTATTATTACATATTGAAAACTGTCCTGTCTGTAAACAAGAATAA
- the tatB gene encoding Sec-independent protein translocase protein TatB: protein MFDLGFQELIVIFIVALLVFGPKRLPELGYTLGKTINEIRKAFQGAKSEMEKELQEVKETVEEAKKDIKDPLQLKEEVFKDLPSISDLRIDKHIENIARKEIEKKE from the coding sequence ATGTTTGATTTAGGATTTCAGGAACTCATTGTAATATTTATCGTTGCTTTGCTTGTATTTGGTCCAAAAAGACTCCCTGAGCTTGGATATACTCTTGGTAAAACAATTAATGAAATAAGAAAGGCTTTTCAGGGTGCAAAATCCGAGATGGAAAAAGAGCTTCAGGAAGTTAAAGAGACTGTTGAAGAAGCCAAAAAGGACATAAAAGACCCACTTCAGTTAAAAGAAGAAGTTTTTAAAGATTTGCCTTCTATTTCTGATTTAAGAATAGACAAACACATTGAAAACATTGCCAGAAAAGAGATTGAAAAAAAGGAGTAA
- a CDS encoding selenium metabolism-associated LysR family transcriptional regulator, which yields MDIHQLRIFISVFKNKSFSKAARELFLTQPTISEHIKTLEEELNCVLFDRFGKLIIPTKEAEILYEHACAVVEKLENLKEVLQKIKSAPSGNLHIAASSIPGTYILTRLISSFRKIYPEISIQIDISDSKTVIESLLSGKVTLGIVGTKLHKSKIDYLPFMNDELVIVSPQFIEESFIEPHEILKYPFIMREEGSGTRKEMERWLNEMGIDIEKLNVACTLSSTDAVKEAIKNGIGISILSIHSIKDETEYGTLKIVRIKNYTMSRTFYIATHAKRTLSYIYRLFYEFLQEKAFSL from the coding sequence ATGGATATTCATCAACTAAGAATTTTTATTTCCGTATTCAAAAATAAAAGTTTTTCAAAAGCTGCCAGAGAACTTTTCCTCACACAGCCAACAATAAGTGAACATATAAAAACCCTTGAGGAAGAATTAAATTGCGTGTTGTTCGACAGATTCGGCAAACTCATTATCCCAACAAAAGAAGCAGAAATACTTTATGAACATGCATGTGCAGTGGTGGAAAAGTTAGAAAATTTAAAAGAGGTTTTGCAAAAAATAAAATCCGCACCCTCAGGCAATCTCCATATTGCAGCAAGCAGTATTCCTGGAACTTATATTTTAACCAGGTTAATATCATCTTTTAGAAAAATTTATCCTGAAATTTCAATTCAAATTGATATTTCAGATTCAAAAACTGTTATAGAAAGCTTACTTTCAGGAAAGGTTACATTAGGAATTGTAGGAACAAAACTCCATAAATCAAAAATTGATTATCTTCCCTTCATGAATGACGAACTTGTAATTGTCAGTCCTCAGTTTATTGAAGAATCCTTTATTGAGCCCCATGAGATTCTGAAATATCCATTTATAATGAGAGAAGAAGGCTCTGGAACAAGAAAAGAAATGGAAAGATGGCTTAATGAAATGGGAATTGATATTGAAAAGCTCAATGTAGCATGTACTCTGAGTAGTACAGATGCTGTAAAAGAGGCAATTAAAAATGGCATAGGCATCTCAATCCTTTCAATCCATTCAATTAAGGATGAAACAGAATATGGAACACTTAAAATTGTAAGAATAAAGAATTATACAATGAGTAGAACATTTTACATAGCTACCCATGCAAAAAGAACTCTATCTTACATATACAGGCTTTTTTACGAATTTTTGCAGGAAAAAGCCTTCAGTTTATAA
- a CDS encoding thioredoxin fold domain-containing protein, with amino-acid sequence MFLFLIFTLSSCNLSTNPCSNIKEKNLKDALKIDFDRIIEKNEIKGTNLCQIVIQRGGGLNIFYAYPDGKTFIFGDIYKDGVFLSKATLERIQEKSFKNFQSEIEKIVAFSYKPEGANKYVYMITDPDCPFCERAKNSIKQWADSRKVEVKVIFFPLERLHPQAKDKAVRAVCSGMQFNDYLNSKWTGQQCSQGVKKIEESIALMNKININGTPSFISFNGKRIIGFSPEGLDSIIN; translated from the coding sequence ATGTTTTTGTTTTTAATTTTTACACTTTCATCTTGTAATCTATCCACTAATCCTTGTTCAAACATTAAAGAAAAAAATTTAAAGGACGCATTAAAGATTGATTTTGACAGAATTATTGAAAAAAATGAGATTAAAGGAACAAATCTCTGCCAGATTGTAATTCAAAGAGGTGGTGGATTAAATATTTTTTATGCATATCCTGATGGTAAAACTTTTATATTTGGAGATATTTACAAAGATGGTGTATTTTTAAGTAAAGCAACCTTAGAAAGAATTCAGGAAAAGAGTTTTAAAAATTTTCAGTCAGAAATTGAAAAAATTGTCGCTTTTTCCTACAAACCAGAAGGTGCGAATAAATATGTTTACATGATTACTGATCCAGATTGCCCCTTTTGTGAAAGAGCAAAAAACTCAATTAAGCAATGGGCAGATTCAAGAAAAGTGGAAGTGAAAGTTATATTTTTCCCTCTTGAAAGACTTCATCCTCAGGCAAAAGACAAGGCTGTCCGAGCAGTCTGTTCAGGAATGCAGTTCAATGATTATCTTAATTCAAAATGGACAGGACAGCAATGCTCTCAGGGAGTTAAAAAGATAGAAGAGTCAATTGCTCTTATGAATAAAATTAATATAAATGGTACGCCTTCTTTTATTTCCTTTAATGGAAAACGCATAATAGGTTTTTCACCTGAAGGACTTGACAGTATTATAAACTGA
- a CDS encoding 4Fe-4S dicluster domain-containing protein: MARKALLITPDICIGCRACQIACKDWNQLPATKTKNRGTHENPPDLDENNFNRIRFIENTDSKTVRWLFVSQRCMHCGEPACVQICPVGALQKDKETGIVYYDKNKCIACHACRSACPFDIPRYDQGGKGKIAKCHMCIDRVRAGLTPACARTCPTGAIKFGDRDALIKEAKSKGFKLYGETDLGGLGVVYALKDSPKVYRLAENPRISESVAFWGSVLRTLVGRSGSTTSSFIRYLTQKTKEEVKK; encoded by the coding sequence ATGGCACGCAAAGCATTATTAATAACACCTGATATATGCATAGGATGTAGAGCCTGTCAGATTGCATGTAAGGACTGGAATCAACTTCCTGCAACAAAGACAAAAAATAGAGGAACCCATGAAAACCCACCTGATCTTGATGAAAATAATTTCAATAGAATTCGTTTTATTGAGAATACTGATTCAAAGACAGTTCGCTGGCTCTTTGTAAGCCAGCGGTGTATGCATTGTGGTGAGCCTGCCTGTGTTCAGATATGTCCGGTGGGTGCACTTCAGAAAGACAAAGAAACAGGCATTGTTTACTATGACAAAAACAAATGCATAGCCTGTCATGCCTGTCGTTCAGCCTGTCCTTTTGATATTCCAAGATATGATCAAGGTGGAAAAGGCAAAATTGCAAAGTGTCACATGTGTATTGATAGAGTTCGTGCTGGACTTACACCTGCATGTGCAAGAACCTGCCCAACAGGAGCAATAAAATTTGGAGACAGAGATGCATTGATTAAAGAAGCAAAGTCAAAGGGATTCAAACTCTATGGAGAGACAGATCTTGGAGGATTAGGAGTTGTGTATGCACTTAAGGATTCACCAAAGGTTTACAGGCTTGCTGAAAATCCTCGTATATCCGAGTCTGTCGCATTCTGGGGCTCTGTGTTAAGAACACTTGTTGGAAGAAGTGGTTCAACAACTTCATCCTTCATAAGATATCTCACTCAGAAAACTAAAGAAGAAGTGAAGAAATAA
- the fdnG gene encoding formate dehydrogenase-N subunit alpha has protein sequence MELTRRSFLKISTGALLLSSLGLNLEPAKAYAAELRTKGAKEITHICPYCGFGCGVIAYVKEGKVQSIAGDPDNPQNEGSLCPKGAALYKLVNNPNRITEPMYRAPGATEWKKISWEEALNRIARLVKKTRDKYFITKNSKGQVVNRVDAIAHVGSAALENEECYLLQKLMRSWGLVYIEHQARIUHSPTVAALAESFGRGAMTNHWIDFRNADVILNMGGNTAECHPMSMKWIMKAKEQRGAKLIVVDPRFTRTASKADLYVPIRPGTDIVFIGGLIKYIIDNNLYFKDYVINYTDASFLVDPNFKTAEDLDGVFSGYDEKKRAYDKSTWKYQLDENGIPKKDPTLQDPHCVFQLLKKQYSRYTIDTVSNITGAPKDKIEEAYKIIGSTGKPDKTCVSSYAMGWTQHTIGTQNIRAFSIVQLLLGNIGVAGGGINAQRGEPNVQGSTDHALLFHILPGYNPTPVASDVDLKTYIEKYTPKTKEPKSVNWWSNRPKYIISYLKELYGERATKDNDFCYSYLPKRDDNQNCSWLVLFDEMYKGNIKGFFAWGQNPACGSANAGKVREALGKLEWLVCVNLWDTETSSFWRGPGMDPKKIKTEVFLLPAASSLEKEGSRTNSSRLAQWLYQAVKPIGKCKPDEEIINELYWRVKKLYEKEKGAFPDPIIYLTWDYGEKDKSGKVKHIDIHKVAKAINGYFTEDVPEHPIDKKSYKKGQQVPSFVYLLADGRTACGNWIYSGSYTDAGNMMARRGKEDPTGLGLYPNWAWCWPVNRRILYNRASVDPQGNPWDPKRAVIKWDPVNKKWIGDVPDGPAPPLAMEGGKLPFIMKPSGVGTIFGAGLADGPFPTHYEPLECPFMENPLYKKTRINPTIKIFGTKADVFVYCDSRYPYVGTTYRVTEHWQTGAMTRHQDWLMELEPQIFAEIDPVLAKEKGIKSGDKVIVSSPRGKIWAIAIVTPRLQPFKVMGQTIHIVGIPWHYGWRFPKDGSGGDSANLLTPTVGDANTMIPETKAFMVNIEKA, from the coding sequence ATGGAACTTACCAGACGAAGTTTTCTGAAAATCTCCACAGGTGCCCTGCTTCTTAGCTCACTGGGGCTTAATCTTGAGCCTGCAAAAGCCTATGCAGCAGAGCTAAGAACAAAGGGCGCAAAGGAGATAACCCACATTTGTCCTTACTGTGGTTTTGGCTGCGGAGTAATTGCTTATGTAAAAGAAGGTAAGGTTCAGAGCATAGCAGGTGATCCTGATAATCCTCAAAATGAAGGTTCTCTTTGTCCAAAAGGTGCAGCACTTTATAAACTTGTGAATAATCCTAATAGAATAACCGAGCCAATGTATCGTGCACCTGGAGCAACAGAGTGGAAAAAAATCAGTTGGGAAGAGGCGTTAAACAGAATAGCACGGCTTGTGAAAAAAACAAGAGATAAGTATTTCATTACAAAAAATTCAAAGGGCCAGGTAGTAAACAGAGTTGATGCAATTGCTCATGTTGGCTCAGCAGCCTTAGAAAATGAAGAATGCTATCTTCTTCAAAAATTAATGCGTTCATGGGGGCTTGTCTATATCGAACATCAAGCGCGTATATGACACTCCCCTACTGTAGCGGCTCTGGCAGAGTCGTTTGGTAGAGGGGCAATGACAAATCATTGGATTGATTTCAGAAATGCAGATGTAATACTTAACATGGGTGGTAACACTGCTGAATGCCATCCAATGTCAATGAAGTGGATAATGAAGGCAAAGGAACAAAGAGGAGCTAAGCTTATTGTTGTTGATCCTCGTTTTACGAGAACAGCCTCAAAGGCAGACCTTTATGTTCCAATTCGTCCAGGAACAGACATAGTATTTATTGGTGGATTAATAAAATACATAATTGATAACAATCTTTACTTCAAGGATTATGTAATAAACTACACTGATGCATCATTCCTTGTTGATCCTAACTTTAAGACTGCTGAAGACCTTGATGGAGTATTTTCAGGATATGATGAGAAAAAGAGAGCCTATGATAAATCAACATGGAAATATCAGCTTGATGAAAATGGAATTCCAAAGAAAGACCCAACACTTCAGGATCCTCATTGTGTATTTCAACTACTTAAAAAACAATACTCAAGATACACTATAGATACAGTATCAAATATTACGGGAGCACCAAAGGATAAAATTGAAGAAGCTTATAAAATTATTGGTTCAACAGGAAAGCCTGATAAAACATGTGTTTCCTCTTATGCAATGGGATGGACTCAACATACAATTGGCACTCAAAACATTAGAGCTTTTTCAATTGTTCAGCTACTTCTTGGAAATATAGGAGTAGCTGGCGGAGGAATTAATGCACAAAGAGGTGAACCCAATGTTCAAGGTTCTACTGACCATGCTCTTCTTTTCCATATACTGCCTGGTTATAATCCTACACCTGTTGCCTCTGATGTTGATTTAAAGACATACATTGAAAAATACACACCAAAGACAAAGGAGCCAAAGAGTGTTAATTGGTGGTCAAACAGACCAAAATATATTATCAGCTATCTTAAAGAGCTTTATGGAGAAAGAGCAACTAAAGACAATGATTTTTGTTATAGCTACCTGCCAAAGAGAGATGATAATCAAAACTGCTCATGGTTAGTGCTATTTGACGAAATGTATAAGGGAAACATTAAAGGATTCTTTGCATGGGGGCAGAATCCTGCATGCGGATCTGCAAATGCAGGAAAAGTAAGAGAGGCTCTTGGAAAGCTTGAATGGCTTGTATGTGTAAATCTATGGGATACTGAGACTTCATCATTCTGGCGCGGTCCTGGAATGGATCCAAAGAAAATTAAAACAGAAGTATTTTTACTACCTGCAGCATCATCCCTTGAAAAAGAAGGAAGCAGAACCAATTCAAGTAGACTTGCTCAGTGGCTGTATCAAGCAGTAAAACCAATTGGTAAATGCAAACCAGATGAGGAGATAATAAATGAACTTTACTGGAGAGTAAAGAAACTTTACGAAAAAGAAAAAGGAGCCTTCCCTGATCCAATAATTTATCTTACATGGGATTATGGAGAAAAAGACAAAAGCGGCAAAGTAAAACATATTGATATTCATAAAGTTGCAAAGGCAATAAATGGATACTTTACAGAAGATGTGCCAGAGCATCCAATAGACAAAAAATCATATAAAAAAGGTCAGCAAGTTCCGTCATTTGTATATTTGCTTGCTGATGGTAGGACTGCTTGTGGTAACTGGATATACTCGGGTAGTTACACAGATGCTGGCAACATGATGGCAAGAAGAGGGAAAGAAGATCCAACAGGACTGGGGCTTTATCCAAATTGGGCATGGTGCTGGCCTGTAAACAGAAGAATACTTTACAATCGTGCAAGTGTTGATCCACAGGGTAATCCATGGGATCCAAAGAGAGCAGTTATAAAATGGGATCCTGTTAACAAGAAATGGATAGGCGATGTTCCTGATGGACCGGCACCACCACTTGCAATGGAAGGAGGAAAACTTCCATTCATAATGAAGCCATCAGGAGTTGGAACAATATTTGGGGCAGGACTTGCAGATGGACCATTCCCGACACATTATGAGCCTTTAGAGTGTCCATTTATGGAGAATCCTCTTTATAAAAAGACAAGAATCAATCCTACGATAAAAATATTTGGAACAAAAGCTGATGTTTTTGTTTATTGTGATTCAAGATATCCCTATGTCGGAACAACCTATAGAGTAACAGAGCATTGGCAGACTGGAGCAATGACAAGACATCAAGACTGGTTAATGGAACTTGAACCCCAGATATTTGCAGAAATAGATCCTGTGCTTGCTAAAGAAAAAGGAATAAAAAGTGGAGACAAAGTAATAGTTTCATCTCCAAGAGGAAAAATCTGGGCAATCGCGATTGTTACTCCAAGACTTCAACCATTTAAGGTGATGGGTCAGACTATTCATATTGTAGGAATTCCATGGCATTATGGATGGAGATTTCCAAAAGATGGTTCTGGTGGTGATAGTGCAAATCTTCTTACTCCAACAGTAGGTGATGCAAATACCATGATACCTGAGACAAAGGCATTCATGGTAAACATAGAAAAGGCATAG